One genomic segment of Hordeum vulgare subsp. vulgare chromosome 2H, MorexV3_pseudomolecules_assembly, whole genome shotgun sequence includes these proteins:
- the LOC123429515 gene encoding splicing factor U2af large subunit A-like — translation MANNGDLSPPADGGSQELIPVIYQSRYSMTPQGPPCSWLFYYRPVPLGGFRRRVYEDGTTKVVRLSQLFSSDELRDDEYYRKVCGRMKGEGLRYGGKLVRAVVPRPDPSGAPVAGVGKVFLEYADIDSAAYSKGMLHCMRFEGKQPVVVFYPEDKFADGDYDG, via the exons ATGGCCAACAACGGCGACCTCTCCCCGCCGGCCGACGGCGGCTCCCAGGAG CTGATTCCAGTCATCTACCAGTCACGATACAGCATGACACCACAG GGTCCTCCGTGTTCTTGGCTTTTCTACTACAGGCCAGTTCCTCTAGGAGGTTTTCGG AGGCGCGTGTATGAAGATGGAACGACAAAGGTGGTACGCTTGTCGCAACTGTTCTCTTCGGACGAGCTACGAGACGACGAGTACTACCGAAAGGTTTGCGGAAGGATGAAGGGAGAAGGGCTGAGATACGGCGGTAAACTCGTCAGGGCCGTCGTCCCACGGCCAGACCCCAGCGGCGCTCCGGTCGCCGGAGTTGGCAAG GTGTTTCTCGAGTACGCCGATATCGACAGCGCGGCATATTCCAAGGGGATGTTGCATTGCATGCGGTTTGAGGGGAAGCAGCCAGTTGTTGTGTTCTACCCCGAGGACAAGTTTGCTGATGGAGATTACGACGGATAG